The following are from one region of the Streptomyces decoyicus genome:
- a CDS encoding tautomerase family protein, translated as MPYFRVTVTDPDLTADVQRALAEGLTRLAVSVLHKSSARTIVHINLVPAGSYYVDGRPLTSVRDAHVEASITVGTNSAAEKAAFIAQAGELLSNLLGPLPRSGVALHELHPESYGYNGVTQFDFYRRAGNVPAAAPAAR; from the coding sequence ATGCCGTATTTCCGGGTCACCGTCACCGACCCCGACCTCACTGCCGACGTCCAGCGCGCCCTTGCCGAGGGGCTGACCCGGCTGGCGGTCTCGGTCCTGCACAAGTCCAGTGCGAGGACCATCGTCCACATCAACCTGGTTCCGGCCGGCAGCTACTACGTCGACGGCAGGCCCCTGACCAGCGTCCGCGACGCACACGTGGAGGCCAGTATCACCGTGGGCACGAACAGCGCCGCGGAGAAGGCGGCCTTCATCGCCCAGGCCGGTGAGCTGCTGTCGAACCTCCTCGGTCCGCTTCCCCGGTCCGGCGTCGCGCTGCACGAACTCCACCCCGAGAGCTACGGCTACAACGGAGTGACCCAATTCGACTTCTACCGCCGGGCCGGGAACGTACCGGCCGCCGCCCCCGCCGCCCGCTGA